The Hymenobacter sp. DG01 sequence GTGGCCATGTTGCTGCTGGTGTACGTGCACGCCTACAACCTGCACCCGCGCTATCTGCAGCCCTGGACGCCCGTGGATGAGCCGCTGGCCGGCGGGACCTGGCTGCAGTACTTTCTGGCCAATGGGCTGCTGCGGTTCCGGATTCCCATTCTATTTGCCATATCCGGCTACCTTTTCGCCCACCACGAGGGTAGGGAGCCCCACGGCGTGCGGGTGAAACGGCGGGTGCGTTCCTTGCTGATACCGTACGTGGCCTGGAGCGCGCTGGGGCTGGCGCTTACGTGGGCGTTGGAGCAGTTTCCGGCTACACGTCAACTGGTGCTTTCGGCTGCGCTTAGCCCGTTTGGTCCCGATAATCCGTTGGTCAGCAACTACTCGCCGGGGCAGTTGCTTCTATGCTGGCTGCTGATTCCGCTGCCGTTTCAGCTGTGGTTTATTCGGAGTCTGTTCTTCTATAACCTGGGGTACCCGTGGCTGCGCAAAGCCATCGACCGGGCCCCGCTGGTGTACTTTGCCATAACCGGAGCTATGTGGGTGCTGGGCCTGGGCCTGCCCATGATAGAGGGAACCGGCTTATGCTTTTTCGGGCTGGGTGTGTGGCTGCGCCGCCGCGACATAGAGGTGCAAGTACCGCCGCGGTGGTTTAACGGGTGGCTCTTTGCGTTGGGGTGGCTGGTTATTGTCACGGTGAAAACCTGGCTGGCCTTTCACCTGGAACGGCCTTCGTTTAGCGTGATGTCGTTGCTGCACCGGGCCTCCGAGCTGCTGGGCATGCTGGTGATGTGGTACGGGGCCGATGGGCTGGTGCGGGTGGCTATGCGGCAACGGTGGTTTGTGTGGCTGACGAGCTTCTCCTTTATGATTTACGTGGTGCACGTGCCGCTGCTAAGCTACGCCACCGAGGCCGCGCTGTACTTCTGGCCGAGGCAACAGCTGCTGGTATTTCTGCTGCTGCCTCTGGTAATGTTTGCGGTTTCTGTGGGGGTAGGAGCTTTGCTACGCCGGGTAGCGCCGCCGGTGTATGAGCTACTGACCGGGGGTAGGGGCCTGTAGCGGATTGGGCCGAGCAAGCGGGGTAGGAAGTGCGGGCATCCGGGAAATGGAACATTCGGAGTAGGAAAAGGCGTTGCCGAGTTCGTACCTTTGCGGTCCTAAATTCGCCGCGGGCCCCAAGCGGGCAAGTTTCTCACTGCTAAGAAATTGCCCGGCCGCCTGCTTACTACCCCAGCATGAAAGTCAGAAGCCAACAGGCCAATAAAGTCAACGTCATTACCCTGGGCTGCTCCAAAAACCTCGTCGATTCGGAGGTGATGATGGGCCAGCTCCGTGCCAACGACTTCCAGGTAACCCACGAAGCCGACACGAGCGACGCCAACATCGTCATCATCAATACCTGCGGCTTTATCGACAACGCCAAGCAGGAAAGCATCGACACCATTCTGCGCTACGCCGACGAGAAGGAAGCCGGCCGCCTGGAAAAGCTCTACGTAACGGGTTGCCTTTCCCAGCGCTACAAAGACGACCTGGAGCAGGAAATTCCGCAGGTAGATGCCTACTTCGGCACTCTGGAGCTGCCCCAGCTGATGAAAAAGCTGGAAGCCGACTACAAGCACGAGCTGGTGGGTGAGCGGCTGCTGACTACCCCCGCCCACTACGCCTATTTCAAGATTGCCGAGGGCTGCAACCGCCCCTGCTCGTTCTGCGCCATTCCGCTGATGCGCGGCAAGCACCAGGACCGTCCCATTGAGGACCTGGTGAAGGAAGCCAAGCGCCTGGCCTCTATGGGAACCAAGGAACTGATTCTCATTGCCCAGGACCTGACTTACTATGGCCTGCAGCACTACGGCGAGCGGAAGCTGGCCGACCTGATGCGCCACCTCTCCGACGTGAACGGCATCGACTGGATCCGGCTGCAGTACGCCTACCCCTCGCAGTTCCCCATGGACGCCCTGGACGTAATGAACGAGCGGGAAAACATCTGCAAGTACCTGGATATGCCCCTGCAGCATATTTCGGATAACATGCTGAAAACCATGCGCCGGGGCATCAGCAAGCGCCGTACCGTAGAGCTGGTGGACACCATCCGGCAGCGCGTGCCCGACATTGCCCTGCGCACGACCCTGATTGCCGGCCACCCCGGCGAAACCCAGCAGGATTTCGAGGAGCTGTACCGTTTTGTGGAGGACACCCGCTTCGACCGCCTCGGCATCTTCACCTACTCGCACGAAGACAATACCCACTCCTTCACCCTGGAAGACAACGTGCCCGCCGAAGTAAAGCAGGACCGTGCCGACCAGATCATGGAGCTGCAGCAGGGTATTTCGATGGAGCTGAACGAGGAGCGCGTGGGCCAGACCTACAAAGTGCTGTTCGACCGCAAGGAAAGCGGCTACTTCGTGGGCCGCACCCAATACGACTCGCCCGAAGTGGACAACGAAGTGCTGGTGACCGCCACCAAGGATACCTACGTGCGCCTCGGCGACTTCGCCCAGGTGCAGGTAACCGAAGCCTCCGACTTCGACCTCTATGGCAAGCTGATCTAGCTTCGATCTTACAACTGATTAATGCGCAACGGCGCCTCCAAGCGGGGGCGCCGTTGCTTTGTTTATAAAGACGGAGCCGGCTCAGGTTCGGCGGCATACCGGTATTTGAGGCGCAGGAAGGGCTGTTCCCAGTAACGGTAGCTAAGCCAGGCAAGGGCCAGGCTAAAAGGTAAGCACAGCGCCGTGAGGGCCAGTACCGTAGGCAGCGTGTGCGGCAGATGAAGCCTGTCGAAGCAAAATAGGACCACGAAGATGCTGACCGGATGCAGACAGTAGAAACCGTACGTGAACCTGCCCCAGTACGTCAGGCTCCGGCTTTGGCCCGCCTTAAACCACGAGCGGGTAGCATAATTCTGCTCCAGGACCACAAACACAAAAAACAACCCACGCAGCAGGCGCTGAAATGTAATGCCAAGGGTGCTGTCGGCGAAGTACTTCTGCCCGACCAGCAGGCCGAGGCCCGCCAGGTAGCCGACTACAATAATACTCCGAGGCCAGCGGCTTACCCATGCCTGAAAACCGGGCCGCGAAAAGGCCAGCCAGGCCGCTCCCCCACCCAGCGCCATATCGGACACCACGGCCAGGGTGTGTTGGTACAGCACCACTGGGTCGGTGGCATGGGCGTAACGGAATAGCAGGGAGGCCAGCAAAACCAGTATAACCGCACCAGGGCGCCACCGGGTGAAGAGCAGCAGGAGGAGCGGCCACAGTGCGTAGAATTGCTCCTCCACCGCCACCGACCACAAAACGCCCAGGCTGAATGCTTTCGGATCTACCATATCGAGGTTGGCCAGGAACGTGAGGTAGAGCTCGGGGCGGGCCGTATCGTGCCAGGGCTGCCCGGCGGCGTGCATCCACCAGGGCACTACCCAAAAGCCAAAAGCCAGGCAGGCAAAGTAAACCGGCCAGATGCGAAGCACCCGGCGCCAGTAAAACCCCAGCAAGTTAATGTGACCCTGATAAGCTTCTTCGTGCAGCAACAGGTAGGTAATCAGAAAGCCTGACAGCACAAAAAAGAAGTTGACGCCCATAGTGCCCAGGCTCAGCAGCCGTAACCCATAATGATATACTGGCGCCTCGTGCGGCGTCCAGAGAAAGGCGTACATAAACAGCGTATGGTACAGAAATACGCCCGCGCAAGCCAGCGTGCGTAAGCCGTCGAGGTTCGGGAAGAAGGGGC is a genomic window containing:
- a CDS encoding acyltransferase; this translates as MLVPLPDVAVAPAALAPLPARLDAFLSQKLRFWSLVAMLLLVYVHAYNLHPRYLQPWTPVDEPLAGGTWLQYFLANGLLRFRIPILFAISGYLFAHHEGREPHGVRVKRRVRSLLIPYVAWSALGLALTWALEQFPATRQLVLSAALSPFGPDNPLVSNYSPGQLLLCWLLIPLPFQLWFIRSLFFYNLGYPWLRKAIDRAPLVYFAITGAMWVLGLGLPMIEGTGLCFFGLGVWLRRRDIEVQVPPRWFNGWLFALGWLVIVTVKTWLAFHLERPSFSVMSLLHRASELLGMLVMWYGADGLVRVAMRQRWFVWLTSFSFMIYVVHVPLLSYATEAALYFWPRQQLLVFLLLPLVMFAVSVGVGALLRRVAPPVYELLTGGRGL
- a CDS encoding acyltransferase; this translates as MSTTATRPFFPNLDGLRTLACAGVFLYHTLFMYAFLWTPHEAPVYHYGLRLLSLGTMGVNFFFVLSGFLITYLLLHEEAYQGHINLLGFYWRRVLRIWPVYFACLAFGFWVVPWWMHAAGQPWHDTARPELYLTFLANLDMVDPKAFSLGVLWSVAVEEQFYALWPLLLLLFTRWRPGAVILVLLASLLFRYAHATDPVVLYQHTLAVVSDMALGGGAAWLAFSRPGFQAWVSRWPRSIIVVGYLAGLGLLVGQKYFADSTLGITFQRLLRGLFFVFVVLEQNYATRSWFKAGQSRSLTYWGRFTYGFYCLHPVSIFVVLFCFDRLHLPHTLPTVLALTALCLPFSLALAWLSYRYWEQPFLRLKYRYAAEPEPAPSL
- the rimO gene encoding 30S ribosomal protein S12 methylthiotransferase RimO, producing the protein MKVRSQQANKVNVITLGCSKNLVDSEVMMGQLRANDFQVTHEADTSDANIVIINTCGFIDNAKQESIDTILRYADEKEAGRLEKLYVTGCLSQRYKDDLEQEIPQVDAYFGTLELPQLMKKLEADYKHELVGERLLTTPAHYAYFKIAEGCNRPCSFCAIPLMRGKHQDRPIEDLVKEAKRLASMGTKELILIAQDLTYYGLQHYGERKLADLMRHLSDVNGIDWIRLQYAYPSQFPMDALDVMNERENICKYLDMPLQHISDNMLKTMRRGISKRRTVELVDTIRQRVPDIALRTTLIAGHPGETQQDFEELYRFVEDTRFDRLGIFTYSHEDNTHSFTLEDNVPAEVKQDRADQIMELQQGISMELNEERVGQTYKVLFDRKESGYFVGRTQYDSPEVDNEVLVTATKDTYVRLGDFAQVQVTEASDFDLYGKLI